One stretch of Dehalococcoidia bacterium DNA includes these proteins:
- the miaA gene encoding tRNA (adenosine(37)-N6)-dimethylallyltransferase MiaA — MTARHEARPCSLVAIVGPTATGKSALAIALALRFQGEVINADSRQVYVGMDIGTAKPAPEERDKVPHHLFDIVRPDEPFSLGRWLELAREALEDIWSRDRLPILVGGTGQYVWALLEGWTVPKVPPQPELRRQLEERARREGVESLYAELAGRDPAATAFVDPRNLRRVVRALEVMEATGRPFSEQRRRAGAPFRHLTIGLWLPRRELYRRIDQRVEEMVRRGLVDEVRGLLARGLTPDLPAMSSIGYREICQYLRGELTLAEAIERIKAGTHRLVRHQENWFRRNDPRIHWLRAEDPQLIEKASRLVEEFLWAREEAVPCAS; from the coding sequence ATGACCGCTAGGCACGAGGCTCGACCCTGCTCCCTCGTCGCCATCGTCGGCCCTACGGCCACCGGCAAGAGCGCGCTCGCCATTGCCCTGGCCCTCCGCTTCCAGGGCGAGGTTATCAACGCCGACTCGCGTCAAGTCTATGTGGGTATGGACATCGGCACCGCCAAGCCCGCTCCCGAGGAGCGGGACAAGGTGCCCCACCACCTGTTCGACATCGTCCGTCCCGACGAGCCTTTCAGCCTGGGACGCTGGCTGGAGCTGGCCCGGGAGGCCCTGGAGGACATCTGGAGCCGGGACAGGTTGCCCATTCTGGTGGGCGGCACGGGCCAGTATGTCTGGGCGCTGCTGGAGGGATGGACGGTGCCCAAGGTGCCGCCACAGCCAGAGCTGCGCCGCCAACTGGAGGAGCGGGCGCGACGAGAGGGCGTAGAATCCCTCTACGCCGAGCTGGCCGGCCGCGACCCTGCGGCCACGGCCTTCGTCGATCCCCGCAACCTGCGGCGGGTGGTTCGTGCCCTCGAGGTGATGGAGGCCACGGGCCGCCCCTTCTCCGAACAGCGACGCCGCGCCGGTGCACCTTTCCGCCACCTGACCATAGGCCTGTGGCTGCCGAGACGAGAGCTGTATCGCCGCATCGACCAGCGGGTGGAGGAGATGGTGCGCCGCGGCCTGGTGGACGAGGTGCGCGGGCTGCTGGCCCGGGGCCTCACGCCCGATTTGCCAGCCATGAGCAGCATCGGCTACAGGGAGATCTGCCAGTACCTGCGCGGGGAGCTGACGCTGGCGGAGGCGATTGAGCGTATCAAGGCCGGCACCCATCGTCTCGTCCGTCATCAGGAGAACTGGTTCCGCCGCAACGATCCTCGTATCCACTGGCTGCGGGCCGAAGATCCCCAGCTGATAGAGAAGGCTTCGCGCCTGGTAGAGGAGTTCCTGTGGGCGCGAGAGGAGGCTGTGCCGTGCGCTTCGTGA
- a CDS encoding DUF1328 domain-containing protein → MAFLFWAIVFLLVAILAGVLGFAVIAGVAAFIARVLFFIFLVVAIVWLVGMAFNAVRRIL, encoded by the coding sequence GTGGCTTTCCTGTTCTGGGCCATCGTCTTTCTGCTGGTGGCCATCCTGGCCGGCGTGCTGGGCTTCGCCGTTATCGCCGGGGTGGCCGCTTTCATCGCCAGGGTGCTCTTCTTCATTTTCCTGGTGGTGGCCATAGTCTGGCTGGTGGGGATGGCCTTCAACGCCGTGAGACGTATCCTCTGA
- a CDS encoding NAD(P)-dependent oxidoreductase produces the protein MRVGFIGLGNMGMPMARNLLAAGHQVRAYNRTLARAQELASEGAEVARTPAEAARDAEVLVTMLADDAAVEATLLGPEGAMDALPAGAVHLSMSTIGVETSRRLAQAHAGRGQGYVAAPVFGRPEAAAARAMWIVASGGREHIERCRPLLEAMAAGYTVVGEDPAAANVVKLAGNMLIAAAIEAMGEASALVGLHGVDPGLFLQLVAERVFRSPLYANYGRLVAERRFEPAGFRLRHGLKDVKLALAAGEEKALPLPVASLLRDRLLAALARGWGERDWASVTELARPDAG, from the coding sequence ATGCGCGTAGGCTTCATCGGGCTGGGCAACATGGGCATGCCCATGGCCCGCAACCTGCTGGCCGCCGGGCACCAGGTGCGGGCCTACAACCGCACCCTGGCCCGCGCCCAGGAGCTGGCCTCGGAGGGGGCCGAGGTGGCCCGCACCCCGGCCGAGGCAGCCAGGGACGCCGAGGTGCTGGTGACCATGCTGGCCGATGACGCAGCGGTGGAAGCGACGCTGCTGGGGCCCGAAGGTGCCATGGACGCCCTGCCAGCGGGCGCCGTGCACCTCTCCATGAGCACCATCGGCGTCGAGACCTCGCGACGGCTGGCCCAGGCCCACGCCGGACGGGGCCAGGGCTATGTGGCCGCCCCGGTCTTCGGGAGGCCCGAGGCAGCGGCCGCCCGCGCCATGTGGATCGTGGCCAGCGGCGGCCGGGAGCACATCGAGCGCTGTCGGCCGCTGCTGGAGGCCATGGCCGCCGGCTACACGGTAGTGGGCGAAGACCCGGCGGCGGCCAACGTCGTCAAGCTGGCCGGCAACATGCTCATCGCTGCCGCCATCGAGGCCATGGGCGAGGCCTCCGCCCTGGTGGGCCTGCACGGGGTGGACCCGGGCCTGTTCCTGCAACTGGTGGCCGAGCGGGTCTTCCGTTCCCCCCTCTACGCCAACTACGGCCGCCTGGTGGCCGAGCGACGCTTCGAGCCGGCGGGCTTCAGGCTGCGCCACGGCCTGAAGGACGTGAAGCTGGCCCTGGCGGCGGGAGAGGAGAAGGCGCTGCCCCTGCCCGTCGCCAGCCTGCTGCGCGACCGCTTGCTGGCCGCCCTGGCCCGGGGGTGGGGCGAGCGCGACTGGGCCTCCGTCACCGAGCTGGCCCGCCCCGACGCTGGCTAG
- the hflX gene encoding GTPase HflX — MGRRLHETVSPPERALLVAAEPKNGSRRDGWDAASSLEELALLADTAGARVVGRVVQRLERPDPAYYVGRGKLQEIVSLRTSLQYDLVIFDDELSPVQQRNLEKALQVKVLDRTALILDIFAQHARTREGRLQVELAQHEYLLPRLRGQWSHLERLGGGIGTRGPGETQLETDRRLIKRRIQHLRRELEEVRQHRALHRRRRAREDLPLVSLVGYTNAGKSTLMRALSGADVLVADQLFATLDPLTRRVRLPGGGFFLLTDTVGFINKLPPQLVAAFRATLEELEDADLLLHVIDITHPRAAEQADAVEKTLAELGLQGKARIAVLNKVDRLQRKDGRPIAGLEEVTDLLPHLRSWQPRAVLVSALRGWGLDELLRQVETALAQERKGTLDSARRVTAWGRGGR, encoded by the coding sequence ATAGGCCGCAGGCTGCACGAGACCGTCAGCCCGCCCGAGCGTGCCCTGCTGGTGGCGGCAGAGCCCAAGAACGGCAGCCGCCGCGACGGCTGGGACGCCGCCAGCTCCCTGGAGGAGCTGGCCCTCCTGGCCGACACTGCCGGTGCCCGGGTGGTGGGCAGGGTAGTCCAGCGGCTGGAGCGCCCCGACCCGGCCTACTACGTGGGCCGCGGCAAGTTGCAGGAGATAGTTTCCCTGCGGACGTCCCTCCAGTACGACCTGGTCATATTCGACGACGAGCTTTCGCCCGTCCAGCAACGCAACCTGGAGAAGGCCCTCCAGGTAAAGGTGCTGGACCGCACAGCCCTCATCCTGGACATCTTCGCCCAGCACGCCCGCACGCGGGAGGGACGGCTGCAGGTAGAATTGGCCCAGCACGAATACCTGTTGCCCCGCCTGCGTGGGCAGTGGTCCCACCTGGAGCGCCTCGGGGGCGGCATCGGCACCCGCGGCCCGGGAGAGACGCAGCTGGAGACGGACCGCCGGCTCATCAAGCGCCGTATCCAGCACCTGCGGCGCGAGCTGGAGGAGGTACGTCAGCACCGCGCCCTGCACCGGCGCCGTCGCGCCCGGGAGGACCTCCCCCTGGTGTCGCTGGTAGGCTATACCAACGCTGGCAAGAGCACCCTCATGCGCGCCCTTTCGGGGGCTGACGTGCTGGTAGCCGACCAGCTCTTCGCCACCCTGGACCCCCTCACTCGGCGGGTGAGGCTGCCCGGCGGCGGCTTCTTCCTGCTGACGGACACCGTGGGGTTCATCAACAAACTACCGCCCCAGCTGGTGGCAGCCTTCCGTGCAACCCTGGAGGAGCTGGAGGACGCCGACCTCCTCCTGCACGTTATCGACATAACGCACCCCAGGGCAGCCGAGCAGGCCGACGCAGTGGAGAAGACGCTGGCCGAGCTGGGGCTGCAGGGCAAGGCGCGCATCGCCGTGCTGAACAAGGTGGACCGCCTGCAGCGCAAGGACGGCCGCCCCATCGCCGGGCTGGAGGAGGTCACGGACCTCCTCCCCCACCTGCGCTCCTGGCAGCCACGGGCGGTGCTGGTCTCAGCCCTGCGGGGCTGGGGCCTGGACGAACTGCTGCGCCAGGTCGAGACAGCCCTCGCCCAGGAACGTAAAGGCACCCTGGATAGCGCCCGCAGGGTCACGGCCTGGGGCCGCGGCGGTCGCTAG
- the dapF gene encoding diaminopimelate epimerase produces the protein MRFVKMHGTGNDFVLLQPELEDRDWPSLARTLCDRHFGIGADGVILVLPSREADVRMRIFNPDGSEAEMCGNGIRCLVRYAVETGLARPRDGRLTVETAAGVLPAWVEMEGSQVRRVRVGMGIPRFSPSEVPVLAEGPGPLLDLPLEVKGWRLSLTCLSLGNPHAVHFLDRPVEDFPLEQVGPAVEHHPLFPRRVNLGVARVLDRKSMELRVWERGAGPTLACGSGATAAVVAARLHGLVDDTVSVRLPGGPLTIQWDGQGEAYLSGPAEWLFEGRWLGR, from the coding sequence GTGCGCTTCGTGAAGATGCACGGCACCGGCAACGACTTCGTATTGCTGCAGCCGGAGCTGGAGGACCGGGACTGGCCCTCCCTGGCCCGCACCCTGTGCGACCGCCACTTCGGCATCGGCGCCGACGGCGTGATCCTCGTGCTGCCCTCCCGGGAGGCCGATGTGCGCATGCGCATCTTCAACCCCGATGGCTCCGAGGCCGAGATGTGCGGCAACGGGATCAGATGCCTGGTGCGCTACGCCGTGGAGACGGGCCTGGCCAGACCCCGCGACGGTCGCCTGACGGTGGAAACGGCCGCCGGCGTCCTCCCCGCCTGGGTGGAGATGGAAGGCAGCCAGGTGCGGCGCGTTCGGGTGGGCATGGGCATCCCCCGCTTCTCACCGTCGGAGGTGCCCGTCCTGGCCGAGGGCCCCGGCCCCCTGCTGGACCTGCCCCTGGAGGTGAAGGGCTGGCGCCTCTCCCTCACCTGTCTCTCGCTGGGGAATCCCCACGCCGTCCATTTCCTGGACAGGCCGGTGGAAGACTTCCCCCTGGAACAGGTGGGGCCGGCGGTGGAACATCACCCGCTGTTTCCGCGGCGTGTCAACCTCGGCGTGGCCCGAGTGCTGGACAGGAAAAGCATGGAACTGCGGGTGTGGGAGCGAGGGGCAGGGCCGACGCTGGCCTGTGGCTCCGGCGCCACCGCCGCTGTGGTGGCCGCCCGCCTGCATGGCCTGGTGGACGACACGGTCAGCGTGAGGCTGCCGGGAGGCCCCTTGACCATCCAGTGGGACGGCCAGGGCGAGGCCTACCTGAGCGGGCCCGCCGAATGGTTGTTCGAGGGCAGATGGCTGGGACGATAG
- a CDS encoding EthD domain-containing protein, producing the protein MIKLVYCMHRRPGMTLAEFQKHWREVHAPLVKKNAAVLGIRRYVQVHTLDSPFVRELNRQRGCDLEPFDGVAEIWLDSLDGFAAVLQSEEGRRAVEELAEDERRFIDFERSIVIFAEEHPIIA; encoded by the coding sequence GTGATCAAGCTGGTATACTGCATGCACCGTCGGCCGGGCATGACCCTGGCAGAGTTCCAGAAGCACTGGCGGGAGGTGCATGCCCCCCTGGTGAAGAAGAACGCCGCCGTCCTGGGCATCCGGCGATATGTGCAGGTCCACACCCTCGACAGCCCGTTCGTGCGCGAGCTCAACAGACAGCGGGGCTGCGACCTGGAGCCTTTCGACGGCGTAGCCGAGATCTGGCTGGACAGCCTGGACGGCTTCGCTGCTGTCCTGCAGTCGGAGGAGGGGCGCCGCGCCGTCGAGGAGCTGGCCGAGGACGAGCGGCGGTTCATCGATTTCGAGCGCTCCATCGTCATCTTCGCTGAGGAGCACCCCATCATCGCCTAG
- the tpiA gene encoding triose-phosphate isomerase, with translation MRTPLVAGNWKCHLRLDSARALASSLRDGLQGLLGVEVVVCPTFLHILPVRDVLAGSSIGLGAQDTHWEDDVAATGEVGPAMLAEAVQYVIIGHSERRHVFGESDEAVRRKLEAALAQGLRPILCVGETLQERARGHTHAVLERQTRSALEGLGRADGLVVAYEPVWAIGTGVAATAHQAAEAIAFVRQLIARYLGERAAEETRILYGGSVSPANIAEFVSLQDVDGALVGGASLKADAFVQIVQATAQAKKGGR, from the coding sequence ATGCGAACGCCCCTCGTCGCCGGCAACTGGAAGTGCCACCTGCGCCTCGATAGCGCCCGGGCCCTCGCCTCTTCCCTGCGCGATGGGCTGCAGGGCCTGCTCGGGGTGGAGGTGGTCGTCTGCCCGACCTTTCTCCACATACTGCCTGTGCGGGACGTGCTCGCCGGCTCCAGCATAGGCCTCGGCGCTCAGGACACCCACTGGGAAGACGACGTGGCTGCCACCGGCGAGGTGGGCCCGGCCATGCTGGCCGAGGCCGTGCAGTACGTCATCATCGGTCACTCGGAGCGGAGGCATGTGTTCGGGGAGTCCGACGAGGCCGTTCGTCGCAAGCTGGAGGCAGCCCTGGCCCAGGGGCTGAGGCCCATCCTCTGCGTCGGCGAGACCTTGCAGGAGCGGGCGAGAGGGCATACCCATGCCGTCCTGGAGCGGCAGACGCGCTCCGCCCTGGAGGGCCTCGGCCGCGCCGACGGCCTGGTGGTAGCCTACGAGCCGGTATGGGCCATCGGCACCGGCGTGGCCGCCACCGCTCACCAGGCAGCGGAGGCCATAGCCTTCGTGCGGCAGCTCATCGCCCGCTACCTGGGGGAGCGGGCGGCGGAGGAGACGCGTATCCTGTACGGCGGGAGCGTCAGTCCGGCCAACATAGCCGAGTTCGTCTCCCTGCAGGATGTGGACGGCGCCCTGGTGGGAGGAGCGAGCCTCAAGGCCGACGCCTTCGTCCAGATAGTGCAGGCGACGGCGCAGGCCAAGAAAGGCGGGAGGTGA
- a CDS encoding nitroreductase/quinone reductase family protein, giving the protein MAGEAMLRRLRNGREINIAVKGRRSGRDIVLPVWFVLDEQRDCLWLLPIRGSRSPWFRNLEARPQVQVQAGGESISATAKVHRDPAIVHDVIERFKARYTAREFERYYSGVDVAIEVPLTDDR; this is encoded by the coding sequence ATGGCGGGGGAGGCGATGCTCCGGCGCCTGCGCAACGGCAGGGAGATAAACATAGCTGTCAAGGGGCGCCGCAGCGGCCGCGATATCGTGCTGCCGGTGTGGTTCGTCCTGGACGAGCAGCGGGACTGCCTGTGGCTGCTGCCGATTCGCGGCTCCCGCAGCCCCTGGTTCCGCAACCTGGAGGCCCGTCCGCAGGTGCAGGTGCAGGCGGGCGGAGAGTCCATCAGCGCCACGGCGAAGGTGCACCGGGACCCCGCCATCGTCCACGACGTGATCGAGCGGTTCAAGGCCCGCTACACGGCCCGCGAGTTCGAGCGCTACTATAGCGGTGTGGACGTGGCCATAGAGGTGCCCCTGACCGATGACCGCTAG
- a CDS encoding amidase: protein MSDLLFRPAHELAALVRSRQLSPVELMEACLDRIRRLDPVIRAFITLRADEALAEARQMADRIARGEEVGVLAGLPLGVKDLEDVAGLPTTYGSLPFRDNVARRDSVQVERLKRAGAIVVGKTSTPEFGYTFFCRNLLIGATLNPWNLERTSGGSSGGSAAAIASGMVPLATASDGGGSIRIPAAYTGCFGIKPQFGRVPMGPFEVVPWSGLACYGPITRTVTDAALYLDAVVGDHPSDPHSLPHPGYSYVELLRRPLPRLRIAWSPTLGYAVVQPDVLRVAESAARVFQELGHEVEEVEEVFPDPAWAWGIVDGGALWMRIADKLESHRDQFGRGFLAVAERGRQVTQEQYYRAQTVRAQLVNRLWQLFERYDLLLTPTTATEAVDAHGRLSMEIAGRPIENPISYVAFTYPFNLSGHPAATVRAGFSEAGLPVGLQIVGPRLREDLVLQAAHAFEQARPWADHWPRELPSA, encoded by the coding sequence GCGCATGAGCTGGCCGCGCTGGTGCGCAGCCGCCAGCTCTCGCCAGTGGAGCTGATGGAGGCCTGCCTGGATCGCATCCGCCGCCTCGACCCGGTAATAAGGGCCTTCATCACCCTGAGGGCCGATGAGGCCCTGGCCGAGGCGCGTCAGATGGCCGACCGCATCGCTCGCGGCGAGGAGGTGGGGGTCCTGGCCGGCCTGCCTCTGGGCGTCAAGGACCTGGAAGACGTGGCTGGCCTGCCCACCACCTACGGCTCCCTTCCCTTCCGCGACAACGTGGCCCGCAGGGACTCGGTGCAGGTGGAAAGGCTCAAGCGGGCCGGGGCCATCGTGGTGGGCAAGACCAGCACCCCCGAGTTCGGCTACACCTTCTTCTGCCGCAACCTGCTGATAGGGGCTACCCTGAACCCCTGGAACCTGGAGCGGACCTCGGGCGGCTCGAGCGGCGGCTCGGCGGCGGCCATCGCCTCTGGCATGGTGCCGCTGGCCACCGCTTCCGACGGCGGCGGCTCCATCCGCATTCCGGCTGCCTACACGGGCTGCTTCGGCATCAAGCCCCAGTTCGGACGGGTGCCCATGGGGCCTTTCGAGGTGGTGCCCTGGAGCGGCCTGGCCTGTTACGGCCCCATTACCCGCACCGTCACCGACGCGGCCCTTTACCTGGACGCGGTCGTGGGCGATCACCCGTCGGATCCCCATTCGCTGCCGCACCCGGGGTATTCTTATGTCGAGCTACTCAGGAGACCCTTGCCTCGCCTGCGCATTGCCTGGAGCCCCACCCTGGGCTACGCCGTGGTGCAGCCCGACGTGCTGCGAGTGGCCGAGTCCGCTGCCCGCGTCTTTCAGGAGCTGGGGCACGAGGTGGAGGAGGTGGAAGAGGTCTTTCCCGACCCGGCCTGGGCCTGGGGCATTGTCGACGGGGGCGCCCTCTGGATGCGCATCGCCGACAAGCTGGAGTCCCATCGCGACCAGTTCGGTCGCGGCTTCCTGGCGGTGGCCGAGCGAGGGCGGCAGGTCACCCAGGAGCAGTATTACCGGGCGCAAACGGTACGGGCCCAGCTGGTGAACCGCCTCTGGCAGCTGTTCGAGCGCTACGACCTGCTGCTCACGCCCACCACTGCCACCGAAGCAGTCGACGCCCACGGCCGCCTGAGCATGGAGATCGCTGGCCGGCCCATAGAGAACCCCATATCTTATGTCGCCTTCACCTACCCCTTCAATCTGTCGGGGCACCCAGCCGCCACGGTGCGGGCGGGCTTCAGCGAGGCCGGCCTGCCGGTGGGGCTGCAGATAGTCGGCCCGAGGCTGCGGGAGGACCTGGTGCTGCAGGCGGCCCACGCCTTCGAGCAGGCCCGTCCCTGGGCCGATCACTGGCCCAGGGAGCTGCCGTCGGCCTGA
- a CDS encoding NAD(P)H-dependent oxidoreductase encodes MVTVLVLFDSRGGLVEQLAEAVAEGVRSVQGVRLLYRRLDEASVDELKDCHGLILGSPNWSGVTGKLKEWFDHSGDLWETGELAGRVGAAFTAGYSRSGGIEATLLQLLHLLFAHGMVVVGLPWSERMRLSGSYYGATAHGQVTDDDREQARALGRRVAELTLRLWRERAEA; translated from the coding sequence ATGGTCACCGTCCTGGTGCTTTTCGACTCTCGCGGCGGTCTGGTGGAGCAGCTAGCTGAGGCCGTGGCCGAGGGCGTGCGTTCCGTCCAGGGTGTTCGCCTGCTCTACCGCCGTCTGGACGAGGCCAGCGTCGACGAACTGAAGGACTGTCATGGCCTCATCCTCGGCTCCCCCAACTGGAGCGGCGTCACCGGCAAGCTGAAGGAGTGGTTCGACCACTCTGGCGACCTCTGGGAGACGGGCGAACTGGCAGGGAGAGTGGGGGCCGCCTTCACTGCCGGATACTCCCGCTCGGGCGGCATCGAGGCTACCCTCCTGCAACTCCTGCACCTGCTCTTCGCTCACGGCATGGTGGTGGTGGGCCTCCCGTGGTCGGAGCGGATGCGTCTCTCGGGGTCCTACTACGGCGCCACCGCCCACGGCCAGGTCACCGATGACGACCGCGAGCAGGCGCGCGCCCTGGGACGGCGGGTGGCAGAGCTGACGCTGCGCCTGTGGAGAGAGCGGGCCGAGGCCTAG
- a CDS encoding LL-diaminopimelate aminotransferase produces MRLSRRLDKLPPYLFVEISRKIAEKRSQGIRVVSFAIGDPDLPTPQHILDALLEAARDPANHRYPETEGLPELRQAIARWYRRRFGVELDPDTEVLPLIGSKEGIGHIALCLIDPGDVALVPDPGYPVYSMGTVLAGGEPYYLPLRAENGFLPDLDEVPPEVARRAKVLWLNYPNNPTGAVADLAFFRRAVEFARRYGLAICHDGPYTEVAFDGYRPPSFLQVEGAKEVGIEFHSFSKTYNMTGWRIGMAVGNAELIRALRDVKSNLDSGIPQAIQRMAIAALEGPQDCIEEHNRVYQRRRDRLVEALRGLGLRVDPSPASLYLWARVPEDETSVSYTTRLLEEAAVVVTPGVGYGPSGEGYIRLSLTVPDEDLEEGLRRMERLARGERPIL; encoded by the coding sequence TTGAGGCTCTCGCGCCGCCTGGACAAGCTGCCGCCCTACCTCTTCGTCGAGATCAGCCGCAAGATAGCCGAGAAGCGGTCTCAGGGCATTCGGGTCGTCTCCTTCGCCATAGGGGACCCCGACCTGCCAACGCCTCAGCATATCCTCGATGCCCTGCTGGAGGCGGCCCGCGACCCCGCCAACCACCGCTATCCCGAGACCGAGGGGCTGCCGGAGCTACGACAGGCCATCGCCCGCTGGTACCGGCGCAGGTTCGGGGTGGAACTGGACCCCGATACCGAGGTGTTGCCTCTCATAGGCTCCAAGGAGGGCATCGGCCACATCGCCCTCTGCCTGATAGACCCTGGGGACGTGGCGCTGGTGCCCGATCCCGGCTATCCGGTCTACTCGATGGGAACGGTGCTGGCCGGCGGCGAGCCTTACTACCTGCCCCTGCGGGCAGAAAACGGCTTTCTGCCCGACCTGGACGAGGTGCCCCCGGAGGTGGCTCGACGGGCGAAGGTTCTTTGGCTCAACTACCCCAACAACCCCACGGGCGCCGTGGCCGACCTCGCCTTCTTCCGCCGGGCGGTGGAATTCGCCCGCCGCTACGGCCTGGCCATATGCCACGACGGCCCTTACACCGAGGTGGCCTTCGATGGCTACCGCCCGCCCAGCTTCCTCCAGGTCGAGGGGGCCAAGGAGGTAGGCATCGAGTTCCACTCCTTTTCCAAGACCTATAACATGACTGGCTGGCGCATCGGCATGGCAGTGGGCAATGCCGAGCTGATCCGGGCCCTGCGGGATGTCAAGTCCAACCTGGACTCGGGCATACCGCAGGCCATCCAGCGCATGGCCATCGCCGCCCTAGAAGGTCCCCAGGACTGCATCGAGGAGCACAACCGGGTGTACCAGCGACGCCGCGACCGGCTGGTCGAAGCGTTGCGCGGCCTGGGGCTGAGGGTGGACCCCAGCCCCGCCTCCCTGTACCTCTGGGCGCGGGTGCCCGAGGACGAGACTTCAGTGAGCTATACGACCCGGCTGCTGGAGGAGGCAGCGGTGGTGGTCACCCCTGGCGTCGGTTACGGCCCCAGCGGCGAGGGCTATATCCGCCTCTCCCTCACCGTTCCCGACGAAGACCTGGAAGAGGGCCTCCGCCGCATGGAGAGGCTGGCTCGGGGCGAGAGACCTATCCTGTGA
- a CDS encoding 2,3-bisphosphoglycerate-independent phosphoglycerate mutase yields the protein MDLELARQLSTEADTKIVLLVMDGLGGLPHPETGRTELETAYTPNLDRLARESMCGLTVPVAPGITPGSGPGHLALFGYDPLKFQVGRGVLEALGIDFDLRPGDVAARGNFCTVDEAGIITDRRAGRIDTERCAQLVSRLQGIEVDGVQVLVKPVREHRFLVVLRGQGLSDRVSDTDPQREGVKVPPATATSPEGERTASLVNRFVAEAARRLRDEAPANMLLLRGFAVRPHWPTVQEVFRLRAAAVAYYPMYRGLGKLVGMQPLPSGPRLEDAIASAREHWHQFDYFFLHYKATDTAGEDGDFDRKVEAIEAADRAIPALLDLDPDVLIVTGDHSTPAVLGGHSWHPVPFMMRARWARADDCDAFNEVALQRGILGTFPAVEVMPLALAHARRLLKFGA from the coding sequence ATGGATCTCGAACTGGCGCGACAGCTCAGCACCGAGGCCGATACCAAGATCGTGCTCCTGGTGATGGACGGTCTGGGAGGCCTCCCTCACCCCGAGACGGGGCGCACGGAGCTGGAGACGGCCTACACGCCCAACCTGGACCGCCTGGCCCGCGAGAGCATGTGCGGCCTCACAGTGCCGGTGGCCCCCGGCATCACGCCCGGGAGCGGCCCCGGGCACCTGGCCCTCTTCGGCTACGACCCCCTGAAGTTCCAGGTAGGACGTGGGGTGCTGGAGGCCCTGGGCATAGACTTCGACCTGCGGCCGGGCGACGTGGCCGCCCGCGGCAACTTCTGCACCGTGGACGAGGCCGGCATCATAACCGACCGCCGGGCTGGGCGCATCGACACCGAGCGATGCGCCCAGCTGGTGTCCAGGCTCCAGGGCATAGAGGTTGACGGCGTGCAGGTCCTGGTGAAGCCGGTGCGAGAGCACCGCTTCCTGGTGGTGCTGCGAGGCCAGGGCCTCTCGGACCGCGTGTCCGACACGGACCCTCAGCGAGAGGGGGTGAAGGTGCCGCCAGCCACGGCCACCTCGCCCGAGGGAGAACGCACCGCTTCCCTGGTCAACCGCTTCGTGGCGGAGGCGGCCCGCCGCCTGCGGGACGAGGCACCGGCCAATATGCTGCTGTTGAGGGGATTCGCGGTGCGCCCCCACTGGCCCACGGTGCAGGAGGTCTTTCGCCTGAGGGCAGCAGCGGTGGCCTACTACCCCATGTATCGCGGCCTTGGCAAACTGGTGGGCATGCAACCATTGCCCTCGGGGCCGCGGCTGGAGGACGCCATCGCCTCGGCACGCGAGCACTGGCACCAGTTCGACTACTTCTTCCTCCACTACAAGGCCACCGACACAGCCGGGGAGGACGGAGACTTCGACCGCAAGGTGGAGGCCATCGAGGCAGCCGACCGGGCCATCCCCGCCCTGCTGGACCTGGACCCCGACGTGCTCATCGTCACCGGCGACCACTCGACGCCCGCGGTGCTGGGGGGCCACTCATGGCACCCGGTGCCCTTCATGATGCGGGCACGCTGGGCCCGGGCCGACGATTGCGACGCCTTCAACGAGGTAGCGCTGCAGCGGGGCATCCTGGGCACCTTCCCGGCGGTGGAGGTCATGCCACTGGCCTTGGCCCACGCCCGCCGTCTCCTCAAGTTCGGGGCCTGA